The Candidatus Coatesbacteria bacterium nucleotide sequence GCGCCTGTTCGTCGAGCTCGAGGCGGCCACCGACGCCGCCCGGGCGGCTCTGGCCCGTTACCCGGAACGCTACTGGGCGGCCTGGCGGGCGGCCCGGGCCCTGACGGAGGCCAAGGGCGGCGAGGACTTCGCCAACGTGGCCGCCGGTTTCAAGCGCGCCGCCAACATCCTCAAGCAGGCCGGCGAGCGCGGGATCGACTACGGCGATTTCGACCCCGCCCTGGTGGTCGAGGACGCCGAGCGCGCGCTGGCCGAACGGCTGGCCGCGGTTCGGGAGTCCGGTGAGCTGGCCGAGCTGACCGCCACCGGAGACTACGGCGGGGCCATCGCCCGCATCGCCGGGTTCCGGCCGCTGATCGACACCTTCTTCGACGACGTGCTGGTGATGGCCGACGATCAGGCCCTACGTGACAACCGCCTGGCCCTGCTGGCCTCGCTGGTGGAGCTCTTCGGCGTCGTCGGCGACCTGTCCCGGATCGGCGCCCCTTGAGCGGGCCGAACTCTAGCGCTGCAGGGGTGGGTCGGCGACCCACCCTCGCCTTGTAGCGGGAACCCCCCGCCGGACCCCAGCGTAGCTTGATTGACGCCCGCGGGGCCCCCTTTTTATCCTGTCTTCCCCTCCGCCGTCCCGTCGAAACCCTGTCCCAGGGTGACGCAGCTTACCTGGAACCGACCTCCGTGGCACGACGCCTTCCCATCCTCTGCCTGCTGCTGACCGTCGCCGCTGGTTCGGCCGTCGCCCAGACGCCCTACCGGGCGCCGCGCTTCAGCTATCGCCTGCAGACCCAGAAGATCTACCTGCACAAGAGCGTGCTGGACATCGATCTGTTCTTCGCCGAGCCCGCCCCCCGGGACCCCGGCGAGGACTTTTTCGATTTCAATTACCCCCCGCCCGCCCCCGCCGAGATCGTCGCCGGCTACCGCAGTTGGCGCCTGACTCATGACGAACTGGGCCGGGAACACGGCACCCCCTTCAGCTACGCCCTGTTCAACAACACCGTCGCTTCGGAACGCGCCCGTCAGCACCAGCGCCAAGTCGAGGAAAACGAGGGCCTGATCAGCGACATCGAGATCGACTGGCTGGCCACCAAGCTGAAGATCTCGGGCCGCAAGCTCTTCGTGCTGGGCTACACCGCCAAAAACTACGAGAACCCGCCGGACCCGACCCTGGAGGGCGGCCAGCACGATTTCTCGATGGATCAGGAGACCCAGATCCGCGTCGAGGGCACCATCGCCCAACGGATCACCGTCAACGTCGACTACGACGACACCCGGGAGAACGACGCCCGCAACGAAATCTCCCTGATCTATGAGGGCGAGGACGACGAGTTCATCAAGCGCGGCGAGCTGGGCGACGTCATGCTCAGCGTGCCCAGCACCCGCTTCGTCAGCTACTCGGCCAAGAGTCTTTTCGGCGCCAAGGTCGAGGGCGGCCTGGGCGAATGGTTCAACTTCACCCTGATCGGCAGCCGGGAGAAGGGCGTCACCGAGGAGGAGGAGTTCACCGGCACCGGTCAGCTCCAGCGCGACGACATCCGCGACACCGACTACACCGAGAACCTCTATTACCGCGTCGACACCAACCCCAACCACTTTCAGAACACCGAGACCCCGATCCAGATCGCCGAGGCCGCCGACGGCTCGGCCCTCGTCGACATCTGGGTCTACGAGTCCGGCCAGCAGCACGAATCCGGTGTCGACTACTACGCCGTCGAGGCCGGCTACTACGACGACGAGGCCTCCGACGATCCGACCGTTCCGCCGACCCCCACCGGCGAGACCTATTCCGCCGAGTTCTGGGAGCTGCTCGAGCCGGTCAACGACTATACGGTCAACAAATACACCGGCCGGATCGACTTCAAGACCACCCGTCAGGACTACGAGTATATCGCGGTCAGCTATTCGGTGGCCCTGCAATCCAGCCCCCAGAACCCACTCTACACCGTCGGCTCCGGCGGACTGCCCAACCCCAAGCTGATCAAGATCGGCCAGACCTCCGACGGCCTCGACGAGTACATGCACCAGAACATCTACTATCTGGGGGCCACGGGCATCGAGCTCGACTCCGACTTCGTCCTGGTCATCCAGGACCTGCAGGACCGCACCAACGACGCCGGCGACATCGACGACGACGGCG carries:
- a CDS encoding glycine--tRNA ligase subunit beta, with translation RLFVELEAATDAARAALARYPERYWAAWRAARALTEAKGGEDFANVAAGFKRAANILKQAGERGIDYGDFDPALVVEDAERALAERLAAVRESGELAELTATGDYGGAIARIAGFRPLIDTFFDDVLVMADDQALRDNRLALLASLVELFGVVGDLSRIGAP